One Scophthalmus maximus strain ysfricsl-2021 chromosome 7, ASM2237912v1, whole genome shotgun sequence genomic window, TTTCTGTGGCGCTTTCATACAGTACGTAACCTCTCAGTGTCGTATTAGCACAAGATAAATACTAATCTCTTGTAAACACAGACTTATTTCCACAATGAGACAAGATAATCCCGTCGTGGTTCAAGCAGGACGACGTCTCCTGTATGTCAGACTGATGTGACTCAGAGTCAAACGCTCGGCAGCTTTCGTGTCTCGACGTGCCTGCCAACCTCGGGGGCCTTTCTGATCCTTCCACCTGCTGTTCGGTCGCACCTCTGTGCCCGTTGGCTGCGACACGGCTCCTTCACACTGAAGTAaacaaggtgaagaggagacgCAGGTGTGAAGCTTCGTGTGGCGCTTCTGTTCAGTCATACTCGCGGTTTAtctgttgttggttgtttttttcgtgATCCAAAACCCTCGCATTATCTTATTTCCTCTCTGGAGGTGTTTATATTTCGTCTGTGCGGAGACAGTGGGAACGGCGAGGGCACTGATATGAACCCAGAGTTGTCACACGCACCTCCAgagatcatcacacacacacacacacacacacacacacacacacacagtctgattGCCtccagaaataaaatataatgtgttCTCCCACAAGCCTGAGAAACAAGGAAAACAGTGGCACACATTCAAGTTCTGAGCACAATGTGGCTCCTGATGTTTTgagagctgcagctcagcctCCACTGTCACCGTCTGCTGCCTCTGATAAGGAGCTAAAGGTTTACAAGATATacacactttttatttcacttttgttCTGTACAGTAATATTCCCCAACCACTTCAAATTAATAATGAtccttagacacacacacagagatagacACAACAATTTTTACCAGTctgcgcactcacacacgcacacacacgcacaacacacgcacgcacgcacgcacgcacgcacacacacacacacacacacacacacacacacactgactcacacagCTGGCCATCCTTTAGCAAGCACACTCCTCTGAAGTATGGTGCTTCGCCACATGTTCAGTCACTGCCTCTGGGTAAAACCTGCCATATGttacacatcacacacgcatcacacacacacacacacacacacacacacacacacacacacacacacacacacagtgccaggCAACAAAGTCCATATGGAAGGAGGTAAAGAGGCGGTGCACCCCTTGATTCAACGGAAGCTGGCGTGCTGTGTGACTCACTTAGGcggttttcctttttctttgagctCCGAGGATTAAACGGGGGCCGCCACATCCCACGTCTCCGGCGTCCGTACTTGTGCGGGGGTTTGCTCAGCAGACATGGTTATCGAGCTGATTCACCGGGACCCCGGTGAACTGTCTGCGTCTGTGGGATCGTGGTGGTGTCGATGCGTGAAGTTTGATGGGTGGTCCGCGGGACACGAGGTCATTTTAGTCCCTCAAGGTCACCCAGTAATTTGTACAaatgaccgtgtgtgtgtgtgtgtgtgtgtgtgtgtgtgtgtgtgcgtgtgtgtgtgtgtgtgcacttgtctGCCTATAATTGTGAGGGCCAATTCTGGCTCAAAACcatagttgtgaggacattttgacgtGAGGATTAACACTTGGCTTTAGGGTTTGAGTTAGGTTTAGATTAAGGTCAGGGTAAACGGACTGTATTCATGTAGAGCTTTTTCTAATCTTGTCGACGACCCAAAGCGATGTACCGTACACTCACccattctcacacacagacgttcatacagcgcttctatcCTCAGTGTCAGGGTAATTTAGGGTGtaggtgtcttgcccaaggacaatTTGGCACGCCGACTGGAGGATCCGGGGATCACACCAACGATGTTTCCAAAATGTCTGAGAGTGGAGACAGATAGGGAAGCAGACAGGCGAGCCTGAAGTGGGTGCTTGATACACGGTCACCACTCGCACACAAGTGATGTGTGTAATCTGAACCGGAAACTGAGGGGTAAGTGTGGTGTCTGATTGGCTGCCagcgggacaggacaggacaggacagggcaggCTGCAGGGTAAAGACTCCACGACATCTGCCTCCTTAGAACCACCTCCCGCCCGTTCACGCAGGCTGCAGGAGCTCAGAGATACACATCTAACCGTCTGCTGCTGTCGGCGTGTGGCATGATTCACCTGGACTGAGTCAGTCAGGTGACACCCTGGTCAGTTGTCTGCGAAGGGTCACCTTATTTGTAACCAAAGAAAATCTGAATAATACTTTGTGGAACTGAACAAATTCCTCTTCTCTCGCCATTTTTTTAAGAGCAGCAAACAAAAGTGTGTATTCATGCTGAACCTGACAATGTGTCGGACTCTGTAAGTGCCGCAGCACTGGCTGCACAACCTGTGCTTTCCAAACCCTCTCATTCTGTACAGCTGCCGACGCACAGTCGGATGAATCCTCTGCCCACTTAATGGAAACTGCTTGTGGGTTTGTCTTGGTGCAATTCGGTGGCTCTGTCATCCACAGACAGTCATAGCAGAGTGAATCATGTGAAGCACCACTGATGTAAAACATGTTTAGTCTGAACAggttatctttttttaaaaaagaatcagtgGAGAGTCGGGCGGCACAGATGGCGGTTGTAAAGGGAATGCATTACCAGGCACGGAAGAAGTGTGGAGGATGGACTTCACCAGGGAATCCAAAACAGGTTTTGGATTTATTGTTCATGTGAATGGTCTGTATGGCCCAGACTGACTTTTTACGCACATCCTCAGCTGTGCGCATTGTGCGCATCTGGCAAATTTAACCATATTAGATGGAATCATTTACCACAGAGTGGGTAAATATTTGGACTTTTCTCCGCAGTAGGATGTGGGTTACTAATTAACACGTCGCCAGTGTAATTAGGTCCACGTTAGGACTTCCTCtgccctctccccctccctgcgCCGCAGCttccgcccacacacacacacacacacacacacagccttgaATTACTCCACTGGCAACTGTTGATGCATTCCCTAACCAGCTGACGTCAAGTGGGCCGGGCCCGGGCCAGGGCGGACTATAAAGCTCCGCTGGCACCTCTGCTCAGTGACAACGCCACTCTGGATTATCGAAGACCGCGCGGAGAAGCTCCTTGCTCGGGCTCCCCTCGGACGACACAGCGGAGCTTTCACACACCCGAAGGCcagcacagaaaatgaaaatgtccgcGGCGGAGATCAGCCAGGTCCTCAAGGAGGGagagctggagaagaggagcGACAACCTGCTGCAGTTCTGGAAGAGGAAGACGTGCGTGCTGACCACGGACAGCCTCAACATCTACGCGGACACGCAGAAGCGCACCAGGGGCAAGCAGCTCAAGCTGCAGTCCATCAAGAAGGTGGACTGCGTGGAGCGCACCGGCAAGTTCGTCTACTTCACCATCGTGACCACGGACGACAAGGAAATCGACTTCCGGTGCCCCGGGGAGGAGAACTGCTGGAACGCCGTGATCACCATGGCGCTGATCGACTTCCAGAACAGAAAGGCCATCCAGGACTTTAAAACGCGGCAGGACAACGAGAGCGCGTCGCCCGGCCAGCAGGAGCGGCGCATGGCGCGTGCGCCCTGAGCCGCGGAGCGAGGCTCATGGCTCTTACGCGCTCCAAATATGGTGAGAGGCGACGCGTGGCTTGTGGCTGTACACGACATATGAAACACCGACGCTTTCAGAATGTACATTGAAACAGCAGGAGAGTCTCTGAActcatgttttgtcttcttctatTCTCCCCTCCAGTGTCGATGTGGACCATAAAGAAATAATACGCGGACCAAAAGGGAAGAACGAGGTAATCCGGTCCAGAGATGAAGGATTGTTCCGGATCGAGCTCCGAGAGAGACACACGGGACAAGAGAACCAAACccacaagacagacagagagacagacagacagacagacagacagaaagggagagagagacacttccAGAAGCTCGGCGCGCAGGACTGAACCCTTGAAGTGTCAAAACTATTTCAAAGTTCGCTCTCCTGGGAGGaatgactgcaaaaaaaatgacgttaatttatttgtttccaGGACATGGTGTTACTGGCAAACAGCTTTGTGTTGGCGTTTAAATTATTTACTATTTCaatgtgtgttgagtgtgttcagtatatttatttgaataaatattcaAGCATTTTTTTGACATAACTTCATGCTGTCCTctattttttacttcttttattCCAGCAGAGACATTTCTCCACTTGCTGTCAAGGAGTGTTATTGTCCTATTACAATATTGTGGTGTCAGTAACAGTACATTTGACATGTTTGGCATGTTTCATCTGAAGAATCTTTAGTAAATGCCACAAGTGCgagggaaagggaaggagggagtggAGGACAGGAAAGtccccttcctctctgctgtcaggTGGAATGTGACTCTTTGTCACCGGAGTGTTTCGGGCTGAGGTCATAGCTGATAAGCGAGCAGATTTAGTCAGTCAGGACGGGACACTTGAAAGACTCGTGGTGCCTTTGAACACACCTTAACTGCTGCTGGGGTGTGGTAGGTTTCGTGATAGTCACTGCTGGAACGGAAACGGCACAAAGGTTTAGTCAGTTTAGTTTTGTGTTCTTGTGGCCTGACACTTGTTTCTCGGATCGGCTGTGAATTATGTTTCAAACGTAGTTTTCTTAAACAGGTGTTTAAAAGACAAATTCCTCTtatcagatgatgatgatgtggtatTAAAGGCAGACCAAATACACACAGGAAGTCTGTTTTACTGCCCTGTTATCATGGAATAAGGGCTGTGTCAGTGGATAAAATGTGACACCATGGGCACACACCCATTTAATTACTGTTATAAACTCGGAGAGCAAAGCTTGAGTCATATTccggaaagaaaagaaaaaaaccctttgcAAGACTTTCGACAGAGGGATCATAAAACGTTGAAAAGTTTATCTGAAACacaatttgcttttttaaacttgctgtgaaatattgatattagcCAAATATTGTGCAAGCCAATTAAGTTAGTCTGAAGCTGTGTATGGAGACACACAGTAGGTCGTGTTTTATGGCAGTCGTCTTGtacttaaaataataaagtcatGTTAATACGCTCATAGAGAGTATGTGAAGGAGACAGACCACGACACATTACAGTCAGCTGTGACAAGGACACAGTGGCGTTCATAATGTTTCCCTCTGGCTTCCTAATAAGTCCCATtagaaaaattgttttttataaaagtaTGTAGGGATAAACGACATTTAttaagcacttttcaaaacgCGTTACAAGGTACATTATTGGTGCACACGGACGATCCCATCTGACCCACTGTGTTGGAgcggcaacacaaacaaacaaacaaacaaacaaaaacccttGTCCGCTCTGCCTTCATCCTTCCTGCACACTTCCTCCGGCCGTGGATCTCGTGGAGTGGAAGTGTGTCGGGAGCACAAATGCccaaaaggtcagaggtgacAGAATGTAGAATCTCCGGCCGTCCCGTCTCGTCCCCGCGTGCAGCTTTGAAGTGGGATCGCACTACAATGAACGCATCAAAGGGTTCGACTGATCTGAGGAGTATTACCGGAGCGGATGGGGCCTCCTCTCTAAAAATACTGCCTCGCAAATTGGGCAGCACTTTAATCtcgctcacacatgcacacctttGGTCCCCGAGCCAAAAAGGCCACACGACGGGTTTTTGTCACCACCGCCGCCATGAGAACTTGACAATGTCatcctatttttttctttacattttcaagcagaaatgtcatgtttaaagctacagtgtgtaatattcagaagaacttactCACAGATGattgaatatgttgtccataactATTTGTTCGCATATTCATATAcataagttaaatatagttacgtgaggtggacccgacctccgtgtgagtcgccatgtttccGCGTCGcattgaatacggttgttgcaccaaacggtccagaatacgtcgcattcgcgttgaattttcagcggtgcgccgccttaaagtgtcccctgccgggtgctcagttggttgcggtttgaaactttaccaccagatgcaaccagaaaattacaaaaattacccactggggctttaagcGACTCGTGAAAAACTCCACATGAGCCTCAACAGTGGCTCTAGAGGTCGATAGCAGATTGTTACAGTTGTTCTCTGCTTCGGACAGTAGCCGGGCTGCTGAGTTAGCAACGACGCTAACACTGCCGCTTGCTAACAGCTAAGAGGCAGAAAACAAAgcaggagcttcagtgtacatgcttctttcttctcagttatctccaaagtggtgtaAACAACTTCTTCGGGAGTTGACCCGGGAGGAAATAATCTCCGTCCATTTACTGGCATTTggctactgcagcgtctttacgacggtgaccaaacaacaataccacctggaaccactaggggcatgaaagttgtctgttgcctcttcaAGTCGTCTCCTCTACTTCCTCACTGGTCTTACAACCAacctgaaggacacacacacacacacacacacactatctctccctctctgatctCAGGCTGCATAAACATCCTCTAACGCAGCACTGGCACAGACTCGGGCACAACTTGGAGCCTTGGCGTCATTATGTGGATGGGGCATAGCTGCGCAACAGTGAATACATTGTTAGATTCTcgagggggaaaaacagaatTTATGGAAAGGATGTTGGACGAGTGTGTGCGGCGCCGGGGCCTGTACAAGCCACGTCTTCGAGTtatctttcatattttaaacTGAGCAGGAGAGAAAGCGGAGGCGTTTATCATAAACATGTGACACGGCGCTGACAAGATGAGGCCGGTGCGTGTGGAGTAACAGCTGAGCAGGGTGGTGTGAGGTGAAGGTTGGTGGCCAGAAGAAACATGCCTCTACTCCACTTCATCAGTACagcactcccacacacacacttctctccaCTTCTTCAAGGCGCCGTATCTCAAGACTTTAATCTCTATTGACACACAGATGTTGATCTTGAAATTGTCTGTTACTTTGCCTCAACATGAATCACATCTCAGTTCATGAAAGACATTGTGGGGCCgcataaatatttaaatcaagTTTGAGAAACTCATGCAGCCACGGCTGAAACTGAGGTCAGCGGGGTCATATCCTCAGCATTTCCACTGAAAATGTCAGGGTTTTGATGACCTTACGAGGAGTTTACATTCTATGCctacattttaaattatattaagGATGTTATTGTGTTCGAGACTTTAATTTTAAAGGCGTTTCACAGAAAGATAACgacctttttaa contains:
- the phlda2 gene encoding pleckstrin homology-like domain family A member 2, with the protein product MKMSAAEISQVLKEGELEKRSDNLLQFWKRKTCVLTTDSLNIYADTQKRTRGKQLKLQSIKKVDCVERTGKFVYFTIVTTDDKEIDFRCPGEENCWNAVITMALIDFQNRKAIQDFKTRQDNESASPGQQERRMARAP